A stretch of Megalobrama amblycephala isolate DHTTF-2021 linkage group LG14, ASM1881202v1, whole genome shotgun sequence DNA encodes these proteins:
- the LOC125244423 gene encoding E3 ubiquitin/ISG15 ligase TRIM25-like, with amino-acid sequence MAEARISVDQNEFLCPVCLDLLKDPVAIPCGHSYCKICITGCWDQEDQKRVYSCPQCRQTFSPRPALAKNTMLAELVEKLKKTKLPADCYAGAGDVQCDVCTERKHKAVKSCLVCLNSYCQNHLEQHESWFKGKRHNLTDATGRLQEMICQKHDKILEVFCHTDQKCVLCTMDEHTNNDTLAAAAQRTEKKV; translated from the coding sequence atggcagaagccagaATTTCAGTGGATCAGAATGAGTTCCTGTGtccagtgtgtctggatctcctgaaggatccagtggccattccctgtggacacagttactgtaagatctgtattacaggctgctgggatcaggaggatCAGAAGAGAGTTTACAGCTGCCCTCAGTGTAGACAGACCTTCAgtccaagacctgctttagctAAAAACACCATGCTGGCTGAActggtggagaaactgaagaagactaaacttcctgctgactgttacgctggagctggagatgtgcagtgtgacgtctgtactgaaagaaaacacaaagccgtcaagtcctgcctggtgtgtctgaactcttactgtcagaatcaccttgaacaacatgagagttggtttaaaggaaagagacacaatctgactgatgccactggacgactgcaggagatgatctgccaGAAACATGACAAGATCCTTGAGGTTTTCTGTCACACTGACCAGAAGTGTGTGCTGTGTACGATGGATGAACATACAAACAATGATACTCTAGCAgctgcagcacagaggacagagaaaaAGGTATGA
- the LOC125246197 gene encoding tripartite motif-containing protein 16-like protein: MRESVLQLKYKLEDFCKEELKKISEKVSFTNIVPRTRNDFLQYSHQFTLDLNTASENLCLTEENRMITNNDTEQSYPDHPDRFDFVSQVLCRESVCDRRCYWEIEWRGDVYISVSYKSISRKGGDECWFGYNDQSWSLFCSFFSYSFRHTLRLNSL, translated from the exons ATGAGAGAATCTGTTCTTCAGCTGAAATacaaactggaggatttctgcaaagaggagctGAAGAAGATCTCTGAGAAAG TCTCTTTCACCAACATTGTTCCCAGGACCAGGAacgacttcctacaat attcccatcagttcactctggatctgaacacagcgAGTGAAAACCTCTGTCTGACTGAGGAGAACAGAATGATTACTAACAATGACACAGAGcagtcgtatcctgatcatccagacagatttgattttgtgtctcaggtgttgtgtagagagagtgtgtgtgatcgacgctgttactgggagattgagtggagagGTGATGTgtatatatcagtgtcatataagagcatcagcaggaagggaggTGATGAGTGTTGGTTTGgatataatgatcagtcctggagtttgttcTGCTCTTTCTTCAGTTACTCATTCAGACACACATTGAGACTAAACTCCCTGTAA
- the LOC125244425 gene encoding uncharacterized protein LOC125244425 — translation MVTYDVKLNSWHCPCARSRRSCLHKYIAKWHLFQTEHQLFRTVQSTDQTTPVHESVDDTGLLYPPTKELESMIRYVMNNKTIPAALPEHLCLPSFSSTYPTSLIPDEMFCHRCAGNVPLSDPLLITSKAKILTNTRIIHDVATYSKCCHQCGIHYRYQEWKDGLHNFNDSVILDLPLCLHLRNMLQVHTAVGRVVQCLEVTIGEQFPPAKTVLHAYLHFEALTGHEYEYSCVTCGDHPPIVIMDLHRKGAFNMSLSDIKPPPKDFNGHMDMDDFWDKLALQMIGRGFVKKQSDNPFTVHPNYHCWAPWIGRNTRKSSQCLNTEFQKIHQPKEAELCEITVSEDRLKNELYKKKVSVIRKLCRECGIDAIGSKSDLLERLSSEMKSRQTYDKVFEKIWCASESPRDFADVLLSWKHIPNIVIYDFARGLATHTNLRCPETLIFTPHEGRLADPTDGNIKMAKEGKLKISLPWLSIKKQVPDSHGHPITGSAEHYVLNDKFHEDNSKDERDALRKIGLVAQLAGKVNSQVAEQFFSKLKKNNYFLNMTLPSTHVFLMRSIIHHNNSQKNLRRLEAFKKLFGNRSGAEHQPPGCSW, via the exons ATGGTCACATATGATGTAAAGCTGAACTCCTGGCATTGTCCTTGTGCCAGGTCAAGAAGATCCTGCCTCCATAAATATATTGCTAAATGGCACCTGTTCCAGACTGAACATCAGCTTTTCAGGACCGTTCAAAGCACAGATCAGACCACTCCAGTTCATGAAAGTGTAGATGACACAGGCCTACTGTACCCCCCGACAAAAGAGCTGGAATCTATGATTCGGTATGTCATGAACAACAAGACCATCCCTGCAGCTCTTCCTGAGCACCTGTGTCTGCCTTCATTTTCAAGCACATACCCAACCAGCCTCATTCCCGATGAGATGTTCTGCCACAGATGTGCTGGAAATGTACCTTTATCAGACCCTCTGCTCATCACATCAAAGGCCAAAATTCTTACAAATACAAGAATTATCCATG ACGTTGCCACCTACTCAAAATGTTGCCACCAGTGTGGAATCCACTACAGGTATCAAGAGTGGAAGGATGGCCTGCATAATTTTAATGACAGTGTCATTCTTGACCTCCCTTTATGCCTACATCTTCGAAACATGCTACAG GTCCACACTGCTGTCGGGAGAGTGGTTCAGTGTCTGGAGGTCACTATAGGGGAACAGTTTCCTCCAGCCAAAACAGTGCTCCATGCCTATCTCCATTTTGAGGCACTCACAGGTCACGAGTATGAATACTCTTGTGTGACATGTGGGGATCATCCACCCATTGTCATCATGGATCTCCACAGAAAAGGAGCATTTAACATGTCAT TGAGTGACATCAAACCACCACCAAAGGATTTCAATGGACACATGGATATGGATGACTTTTGGGATAAACTGGCCCTGCAAATGATTGGTCGTGGCTTTGTAAAAA AACAGAGCGACAATCCCTTCACTGTCCACCCCAATTACCACTGTTGGGCACCATGGATTGGAAGAAATACACGCAAGTCCAGTCAATGCCTTAACACAGAGTTCCAAAAAATCCACCAACCCAAAGAAGCTGAGCTTTGCGAAATAACTGTCTCTGAAGATAGACTTAAAAATGAGCTTTATAAGAAAAAG GTATCTGTGATAAGGAAACTGTGCAGGGAATGTGGTATTGATGCCATTGGCTCAAAAAGTGACCTCTTAGAGAGGCTTTCATCTGAGATGAAATCTAGACAGACTTACGACAAAGTATTCGAAAAGATTTGGTGTGCCTCTG AGAGTCCGAGGGACTTTGCAGATGTCCTCCTCTCATGGAAACACATACCCAACATAGTCATCTATGATTTCGCACGGGGACTGGCCACACACACCAATCTTCGCTGTCCTGAGACGTTAATCTTCACGCCACATGAAGGTCGTCTAGCTGACCCAACAGATGGCAACATAAAGATGGCAAAGGAAGGAAAGCTGAAGATCTCCTTGCCATGGCTTAGTATAAAAAAACAAGTCCCAGACAGCCATGGCCACCCAATTACAGGCTCAGCAGAGCACTATGTCCTTAATGACAAATTTCATGAAGACAATTCAAAAGACGAACGGGATGCTCTCCGGAAGATTGGTCTTGTAGCCCAACTTGCTGGTAAAGTGAATAGCCAGGTTGCTGAGCAGTTCTTTAgcaaattaaagaaaaataattactttcTAAATATGACCCTTCCATCAACCCACGTCTTCCTCATGAGAAGTATCATCCACCACAACAACAGCCAGAAGAACTTGAGAAGACTAGAGGCCTTCAAAAAGTTATTTGGGAACAGAAGTGGTGCTGAACATCAACCACCAGGCTGTTCTTGGTAA
- the LOC125244427 gene encoding PWWP domain-containing DNA repair factor 3A-like, with protein MTCHNMLLPRGTESYPTRLWWTSLWQEELMTTFSPSSVDKKNQQWLDTFSKCSIKKVPVPLFIEDQEQIDIIYTHLTSILNSTPTHTHSDQIRFIMDVLFPESIICALAVVEHVSILEAEGEIPARTCH; from the exons ATGACTTGCCACAACATGTTGTTGCCGAGAGGAACCGAAAGTTATCCAACCAGGCTCTGGTGGACTTCATTGTGGCAAGAGGAACTGATGACCACATTCAG TCCATCATCAgtggacaaaaaaaatcaacagtggcttgacactttttccaagtGTTCCATAAAGAAAGTGCCTGTGCCATTGTTCATTGAAGATCAGGAACAAATTGATATTATCTACACTCACCTGACTTCAATTCTGAACAGTACACCCACACACACCCACAGTGACCAGATCAGATTTATTATGGATGTCCTTTTTCCAGAG TCCATCATCTGTGCTCTTGCTGTTGTGGAACATGTGTCCATCTTGGAGGCTGAGGGAGAAATTCCTGCGAGGACCTGTCATTGA